In Eremothecium gossypii ATCC 10895 chromosome IV, complete sequence, the genomic stretch TCTCTGGAATTCTTGGAGAATTTTGAGAAAACATTTATCAGTCAAGGCGCTTATGAAAATAGGACTATCTTTGAATCTTTAGACCATGCATGGTCACTGCTACGTATCTACCCTAAGGAAATGCTGAACAGAATTTCGCCTAAGATCTTGGATGAGTTCTACAATAGGGCAAGAGATAGCGATGCCGACGACGCCGACGACGATGAGGAAGACGATGACTCCGATGAATCGCATCAGGAGGCGGAGCGGAGTCTCATCTGATAATTTGTACTGCTAGACGCGTGTCTATGTCCCTGATGACATAGTAGAGAGCCGTAGCACATTTTGTAGCACCTCCTTCGTTAAGCTCACCCATCCATTCCCTCAAAAatgtatatatatattacAGATATGCATACATAtatgtatatatatataatTAAATATATTGCACAAGCGCAGTACAATTTACTACTGGGGGCTGTCCTGCCTGAACTACTGTTCGTAGCAGTTGTTATTGAAAATGATATCTTTAAATGGTTATTTTGTGGATAACACACAAATGCCTTAATTATGGTATGATTTAAGTTATTCTCTTCCGGTATGGAAATCAACAAGTTTTGCAAACTAGACATCTTGCATATAATCGCCTCATCACAAATGTTATCTTGATCGATGACACAACAGTGGCATTTCAAGTTAGCGATAGAGGCCCAGATTCGACGAAATTAATTATTGGCGTATCGCACATGGACATAAAGTATATTATAATCACTTCCGTGACCGAATGCCGTACAAATTGTTCAAAACATTGCTGCCAAAGCCATAAATAGGCGCCTGCGGGGCACCATGCTGCAATACACTATTGGATGTCATTAGCTTCATCATATCCTGCTTGAGCTTTGTCGCGGGTATAGCCTTGTCATCACCACTTTTGGTATCTTGCTTTTTATGCCCCAATCCTTCCAATATAGAACTGCCTGCTAAGGAAGGTCCCATTCTGCAAGGATTCGAATTCATGCCAGGGGGTAGTAAGAGAGCTGGTGTGGTATCCTTTAAAGACGTAAATGTCCTAGCCCGTGGAGACGTGGAAGACGACATCCTACCGTAGGTAGAAGCTTGTAACGTCGGACTGTGATGCTGCAACGCGGAGTCTGTCATTGCTGGCGAGCGCGGGGAGCCCATGGGCGACCTAGTCTCCGGGCTCATGCGTACGTTTTCTAGTTCGAGCTCAAGACGTTTAGCATTGTTGAACGCCTTCAGCAAGTTGGGTAACTCCTGGGAAATCGACGTTTGCTCAAGGTTCGATAACAACTCCGAACGCTCATTGTCGGTACGATTAGCCACTACCGGAGGGGCTAGAGTTCCTGAGCTACCCAACTGGCTCTTTTCGATGCATTGATCCGCAACGATGGTATCTTCAGACGCGTCAAATACTACTGATGTTGCATCGGCATCACCGGTATGCGTGTCTTTGTGCACGGCCTCATCTACCAACTGGCCTATGCGCTCAGCATTCCGCTGCTCCTCGCGGTCGAACTGTTCCCGCTCAATAGCGGTAATATCCGCCTGTAGAAGTCGGTTTTCACGCAGAAGCCAGGTCATGTTGAGCGACTGGTACATGCTTTCGACATCCAAGAACACCCCCAGACAGTCCTCGAACAGCGACTGGTCGCCCGAGTTCTCGGCATCCTG encodes the following:
- the MDM36 gene encoding Mdm36p (Syntenic homolog of Saccharomyces cerevisiae YPR083W (MDM36)); translated protein: MEYTDPILSHFADKSSLDAAKLGELLEAQRVESRARGEEAREEAALRQCEATLSMYTDLIKLKVLLRKTWDLQALDKSVQVRFGPAGAGEAKELTRPTEDFYRDIALKTVAKCDKISKALEQLTVDSHATIHAIQEFSHGQAHEYYMRDSVCLLLEMWFLCGNLLRELKRSVASFFMKAKLLLVDHELECIQSSISGHAAQEQYHALSETISSYNSFIRVLLQQLQDAENSGDQSLFEDCLGVFLDVESMYQSLNMTWLLRENRLLQADITAIEREQFDREEQRNAERIGQLVDEAVHKDTHTGDADATSVVFDASEDTIVADQCIEKSQLGSSGTLAPPVVANRTDNERSELLSNLEQTSISQELPNLLKAFNNAKRLELELENVRMSPETRSPMGSPRSPAMTDSALQHHSPTLQASTYGRMSSSTSPRARTFTSLKDTTPALLLPPGMNSNPCRMGPSLAGSSILEGLGHKKQDTKSGDDKAIPATKLKQDMMKLMTSNSVLQHGAPQAPIYGFGSNVLNNLYGIRSRK